A genomic stretch from Streptomyces sp. QL37 includes:
- a CDS encoding YqgE/AlgH family protein: MTEVSSLTGRLLVAAPALADPNFDRAVVLLLDHDEEGSLGVVLNRPTPVGVADILASWAGLTGEPGVVFQGGPVSLDSALGVAVIPGGEGPSPAPIGWRRVHGAICLVDLDAPPELLAAALGSLRIFAGYAGWGPGQLETELADGAWYVVESEPGDVSSPRPENLWRAVLRRQRSELAMIATYPDDPSLN; encoded by the coding sequence ATGACGGAGGTGTCCTCGCTCACAGGACGGCTGCTCGTGGCCGCACCCGCCCTGGCGGACCCGAATTTCGACCGTGCGGTGGTGCTGCTCCTCGACCACGACGAGGAGGGCTCGCTGGGTGTGGTCCTGAATCGTCCGACCCCGGTCGGAGTCGCGGACATCCTCGCGTCCTGGGCCGGCCTGACGGGCGAGCCGGGCGTGGTCTTCCAGGGTGGTCCGGTGTCGCTCGACTCCGCACTGGGCGTGGCGGTGATCCCGGGGGGCGAGGGGCCTTCCCCGGCCCCCATCGGCTGGCGCCGGGTGCACGGGGCGATCTGCCTGGTGGATCTGGACGCGCCGCCGGAGCTGCTGGCTGCGGCGCTCGGTTCGCTCCGGATCTTCGCCGGATACGCGGGCTGGGGGCCGGGCCAGCTGGAGACGGAGCTGGCCGACGGCGCCTGGTACGTGGTCGAGTCGGAGCCCGGCGACGTCTCCTCGCCGCGCCCGGAGAACCTCTGGCGTGCGGTTCTGCGGCGACAGCGCAGCGAACTGGCGATGATCGCGACGTATCCGGACGACCCTTCGCTGAACTGA
- a CDS encoding HU family DNA-binding protein, which produces MNRSELVAALADRAEVTRKDADAVLAALAETVGEIVAKGDEKVTIPGFLTFERTHRAARTARNPQTGDPINIPAGYSVKVSAGSKLKEAAKGK; this is translated from the coding sequence ATGAACCGCAGTGAGCTGGTGGCCGCCCTGGCCGACCGTGCCGAGGTGACCCGCAAGGACGCCGACGCCGTTCTGGCCGCCCTCGCCGAGACCGTCGGCGAGATCGTCGCCAAGGGCGACGAGAAGGTCACCATCCCCGGCTTCCTGACCTTCGAGCGCACCCACCGTGCCGCTCGCACCGCTCGTAACCCGCAGACCGGCGACCCGATCAACATCCCGGCCGGCTACAGCGTGAAGGTCTCCGCGGGCTCCAAGCTCAAGGAAGCCGCCAAGGGCAAGTAA
- a CDS encoding DUF3039 domain-containing protein, with translation MSTLEPERGAGTGTLVEPTPQVSNGDGDHERYAHYVQKDKIMASALEGTPVVALCGKVWVPGRDPKKYPVCPMCKEIYESMGAGGDKDKGKGGKDNSGKK, from the coding sequence ATGAGCACTCTTGAGCCCGAGCGCGGGGCAGGTACGGGGACCCTCGTAGAGCCGACGCCGCAGGTGTCGAACGGCGACGGTGACCACGAGCGCTACGCCCATTACGTCCAGAAGGACAAGATCATGGCGAGCGCCCTGGAGGGCACTCCCGTGGTGGCGCTGTGCGGGAAGGTCTGGGTTCCCGGACGCGACCCGAAGAAGTATCCGGTCTGTCCCATGTGCAAGGAGATCTACGAGTCCATGGGCGCCGGCGGCGACAAGGACAAGGGCAAGGGCGGCAAGGACAACAGCGGCAAGAAGTAG
- a CDS encoding extracellular solute-binding protein, with protein sequence MKLSARIAAPATALVLAGLTVTACAPGTSDTGAEGDEKSGTLRVWLFQEVGNKPKEKVVDAAVADFEKSHEGAEVEVEYIPVDTRAQRIKAAFNDPKSAPDLIEYGNTDTAGYVKDGGLADVSEEFAAWDEAKDTDPTAKQSVTVNGQVYGAPLFVGVRALYYRTDVFEELGIEPPKTQDELISTARKIHQEKPDLYGLAVGGAYTYGAMPFIWAQGGELADETGVTYRSAINSAKARKGIEAYTSLFGDDNCPAAKCAAMGGNATVTAFASGKAAMAIGGDFSHAAVEAGSVKGKYAVVPLPGVKKDSIAPAFAGGNNIGVLKSSSHRTLAVDLMKSLTGKKTQAKMFDAMGFLPTYTDVLDTAAEKEPFVGPFVDTLGAGAKFVPASPAWGQIDASLVLPTMFQEIVSGRKDVAAASDDAAKKMDAAFAEAG encoded by the coding sequence ATGAAGCTTTCTGCTCGAATCGCCGCCCCGGCCACGGCACTTGTGCTGGCCGGCCTCACCGTCACCGCCTGCGCGCCGGGGACCTCCGACACCGGCGCCGAGGGCGACGAGAAGTCCGGGACGCTCCGCGTCTGGCTCTTCCAGGAGGTCGGCAACAAGCCCAAGGAGAAGGTCGTCGACGCCGCTGTCGCCGACTTCGAGAAGTCCCACGAGGGGGCCGAGGTCGAGGTCGAGTACATACCCGTCGACACCCGCGCCCAGCGCATCAAGGCCGCCTTCAACGACCCGAAGAGCGCCCCCGACCTCATCGAGTACGGCAACACCGACACCGCCGGATACGTGAAGGACGGTGGACTGGCCGACGTCAGCGAGGAGTTCGCCGCCTGGGACGAGGCCAAGGACACCGACCCCACGGCCAAGCAGTCCGTGACGGTGAACGGCCAGGTCTACGGGGCGCCGCTCTTCGTCGGCGTACGGGCGCTGTACTACCGCACCGACGTCTTCGAGGAGCTCGGCATCGAGCCCCCGAAGACCCAGGACGAGCTGATCTCCACCGCCAGGAAGATCCACCAGGAGAAGCCGGACCTGTACGGCCTCGCGGTCGGCGGCGCGTACACGTACGGGGCGATGCCCTTCATCTGGGCCCAGGGCGGCGAGCTGGCCGACGAGACCGGGGTGACCTACCGGTCGGCCATCAACAGCGCGAAGGCCCGGAAGGGCATCGAGGCCTACACCTCGCTCTTCGGCGACGACAACTGCCCGGCCGCCAAGTGCGCCGCCATGGGCGGCAACGCGACCGTGACCGCCTTCGCGTCCGGCAAGGCGGCCATGGCGATCGGCGGCGACTTCAGCCACGCCGCGGTCGAGGCGGGCAGCGTGAAGGGCAAGTACGCCGTCGTACCGCTGCCCGGTGTGAAGAAGGACTCGATCGCCCCGGCGTTCGCCGGGGGCAACAACATCGGGGTACTCAAGAGCAGTTCGCACCGCACCCTCGCCGTCGACCTGATGAAGTCCCTGACCGGCAAGAAGACGCAGGCGAAGATGTTCGACGCCATGGGTTTCCTGCCGACGTACACGGACGTGCTGGACACCGCCGCGGAGAAGGAGCCCTTCGTCGGCCCCTTCGTCGACACGCTCGGCGCGGGCGCGAAGTTCGTCCCGGCCTCTCCGGCCTGGGGTCAGATCGACGCCTCGCTGGTCCTGCCGACCATGTTCCAGGAGATCGTCAGCGGTCGTAAGGACGTGGCCGCCGCCTCGGACGACGCGGCGAAGAAGATGGACGCGGCGTTCGCCGAAGCGGGCTGA
- the murA gene encoding UDP-N-acetylglucosamine 1-carboxyvinyltransferase, giving the protein MTGTDDVLLVHGGTPLEGEIRVRGAKNLVPKAMVAALLGSGPSRLRNVPDIRDVRVVRGLLQLHGVTVRPGDEPGELILDPSHVESANVADIDAHAGSSRIPILFCGPLLHRLGHAFIPGLGGCDIGGRPIDFHFEVLRQFGAVIEKRADGQYLEAPQRLRGTKIRLPYPSVGSTEQVLLTAVLAEGVTELSNAAVEPEIEDLICVLQKMGAIISMDTDRTIRITGVDKLDGYTHRAIPDRLEAASWASAALATEGNIYVRGAQQRSMMTFLNTFRRVGGAFEIDDEGIRFWHPGGALNAIALETDVHPGFQTDWQQPLVVALTQAAGLSIVHETVYESRLGFTSALNQMGAHIQLYRECLGGSDCRFGQRNFLHSAVVSGPTKLQGADLVIPDLRGGFSYLIAALAAQGTSRVHGIDLINRGYENFMDKLEKLGAKVELPGGSLV; this is encoded by the coding sequence ATGACCGGCACAGACGATGTCCTGCTTGTCCACGGCGGCACCCCGCTGGAGGGCGAGATCCGCGTCCGAGGCGCCAAGAACCTGGTGCCGAAGGCAATGGTCGCCGCGCTGCTCGGCAGCGGGCCCAGCCGGCTCCGCAACGTGCCCGACATCCGCGATGTGCGGGTGGTCCGGGGGCTGCTGCAGCTGCACGGCGTGACCGTCCGTCCCGGCGACGAGCCGGGCGAACTCATCCTCGACCCTTCGCACGTCGAGAGCGCGAACGTCGCCGACATCGATGCCCACGCGGGCTCGTCGCGCATCCCGATCCTCTTCTGCGGCCCCCTGCTGCACCGTCTGGGCCACGCGTTCATCCCGGGCCTCGGCGGCTGCGACATCGGCGGCCGGCCGATCGACTTCCACTTCGAGGTGCTCCGCCAGTTCGGCGCGGTCATCGAGAAGCGGGCCGACGGCCAGTACCTGGAGGCCCCGCAGCGGCTGCGGGGCACGAAGATCCGGCTGCCGTACCCGTCGGTGGGCTCCACCGAACAGGTGCTGCTGACCGCCGTCCTCGCCGAGGGCGTCACCGAGCTGTCCAACGCGGCCGTCGAGCCGGAGATCGAGGACCTCATCTGCGTACTGCAGAAGATGGGCGCGATCATCTCCATGGACACCGACCGGACCATCCGGATCACGGGTGTCGACAAGCTCGACGGTTACACCCACCGGGCGATCCCGGACCGCCTGGAGGCCGCCTCCTGGGCGTCCGCGGCTCTGGCGACCGAGGGCAACATCTACGTGCGCGGCGCCCAGCAGCGCTCGATGATGACCTTCCTCAACACCTTCCGGCGTGTCGGAGGTGCCTTCGAGATCGACGACGAGGGCATCCGCTTCTGGCACCCGGGCGGCGCGCTGAACGCCATCGCCCTGGAGACGGACGTGCACCCCGGATTCCAGACCGACTGGCAGCAGCCGCTCGTGGTGGCCTTGACGCAGGCCGCCGGGCTGTCGATCGTCCACGAGACGGTCTACGAGTCCCGGCTCGGCTTCACCTCGGCACTCAACCAGATGGGTGCGCACATCCAGCTCTACCGCGAGTGCCTCGGGGGCTCCGACTGCCGCTTCGGGCAGCGGAACTTCCTGCACTCGGCGGTCGTGTCCGGGCCCACGAAGCTCCAGGGCGCGGATCTGGTCATCCCCGACCTGCGCGGCGGGTTCTCGTACCTGATCGCCGCCCTGGCGGCCCAGGGCACGTCCCGGGTGCACGGGATCGACCTGATCAACCGCGGCTACGAGAACTTCATGGACAAGCTCGAGAAGCTCGGCGCGAAGGTGGAGCTTCCCGGCGGCTCACTCGTCTGA